A single genomic interval of Amblyomma americanum isolate KBUSLIRL-KWMA chromosome 11, ASM5285725v1, whole genome shotgun sequence harbors:
- the LOC144111289 gene encoding uncharacterized protein LOC144111289 isoform X2, with protein MKRLSGVHVLNHEHRFLDASGEPMLSLFAADRGIDQMSKIIVAALVKIYGPGIASASRARPGEVYVVHRCRRCGAKGHKTDHCWAYCSPRRHAAAGRG; from the exons atgaagcgcttgtcgggcgtgcacgttctcaatcacgag catcgtttcctggatgcttctggcgagccgatgctgtccttgtttgccgcagaccggggcatcgaccagatgtcaaagattatcgtcgcggccctcgtcaagatctacggaccagggatagcgtcggcttcaagggcaagaccaggagaggtgtacgtcgtgcaccggtgtcgtcggtgcggagccaaagggcacaagacggaccactgctgggcctactgctcaccgcgccgccacgccgctgcaggtcgcggttga
- the LOC144111289 gene encoding uncharacterized protein LOC144111289 isoform X1: MPCAFQDLVFLLQEHVVLVFKILQLHYDDPHKVRFEDRRRRHLNRRLTATMKRLSGVHVLNHEHRFLDASGEPMLSLFAADRGIDQMSKIIVAALVKIYGPGIASASRARPGEVYVVHRCRRCGAKGHKTDHCWAYCSPRRHAAAGRG; the protein is encoded by the exons atgccttgcgcattccaggacctcgttttcctgctgcaggagcacgtcgtgctggtgttcaaaattttgcaactccattacgacgacccacataaggtgcggtttgaggaccgccggcgtcgccatctgaaccgccgtctgacagccacgatgaagcgcttgtcgggcgtgcacgttctcaatcacgag catcgtttcctggatgcttctggcgagccgatgctgtccttgtttgccgcagaccggggcatcgaccagatgtcaaagattatcgtcgcggccctcgtcaagatctacggaccagggatagcgtcggcttcaagggcaagaccaggagaggtgtacgtcgtgcaccggtgtcgtcggtgcggagccaaagggcacaagacggaccactgctgggcctactgctcaccgcgccgccacgccgctgcaggtcgcggttga
- the LOC144111288 gene encoding uncharacterized protein LOC144111288 isoform X1, which translates to MSHMYCCAKWCSTSGKSGEHLFRFPSDHRFSIWLKYANRLELLETPREKVYKTYRLCSKHFTRDCFTSDACTRLTHEAVPSVKVHEPRLRALVHPDFYEGGAAQGIESASPLQSTAAPVEVMLGHDYLPLPSTLGLGTIAGADSAVHDTDDPHSSRAPQLTDVQTTPPPPADEEGAAQSTPIRVIASASWDSPDYAEAGPSGLSGAKESARQPVMTPASGTPKSRRRKGAVVYTPRTKKRFEKLHSRSDRYRKALSRFRKRHDTRRVTQQEALNKLEPHLPQDLFELVKAQIRLCSFPKSKKHWSKQMKQFALNLFFHSPKAYRFLREMLHLPHVRTLRRWLADIPMTPGIIPGAMDAIESITKDWPLQDKACCLLFDEISLKKNLMYDQSKDIVIGFTDDGNTRTSRVANIALVMAVSGISRSWMQPVAFAASHNATSVLAMRKLLLDLIQQLQTKGLLVKAVICDQGSNNVSLSRMLIHSIHEPYFVVNNRKIYFMFDTPHLIKCTRNNLRRHKLTIGSEVVDWTHIETLYKKTRHIDRASKTPVEHLKSRLAKKLKEQHIYRMPFADMRVKYATQVFSESVSVALLTLIAIQELPVDAKFTAEFTERMDKLFDCLNSSALKKQDDKLRYAMTEGSEHHVFLESCIDWIAQWHFGGPLDKQPHTIKGWQIAIKALLLLWTDLKADFDYTHLFTRRLQQDPLENFFAIVRQKHGCNETPNVYQFVAAVKHIWIGQLFKLSQGNCEVTTHAFLTNLESVSAVLSPSSTPSTSHSRQQGSGSSDLQASSQDAPDIVYENVVYHVAGTLVKSFLDQRTTECTCEGTLLAADGGSLHGRHQFFALLKENGVPEHLFQSIAATSEACLNYIKKLDSAFRKEISCCAHLSNVSRNLVERMPNQQAVFCSLGCKIKFPKLFCRTRLHWHLSFLNRSMTSKTKQSAPARKRRKLAG; encoded by the exons ATGTCGCATATGTATTGttgcgcgaagtggtgcagcacatccggcaagagtggagaacatctcttcagatttccttctgaccacag attctccatttggctgaaatatgccaataggcttgaactcctggagacaccaagggaaaaggtctacaaaacatacaggctctgctcaaagcacttcacgagggattgcttcactagtgatgcctgcacaaggctcacgcatgaagcagtcccttccgtgaaggtgcatgagcctcgtctgagagccttggtgcacccgg atttctatgaaggaggtgcggcacaag gcattgaatccgcttcaccactacagtccactgctgcaccagtggaagtcatgcttggtcacg actacttgccgttgccatcaacacttgggctaggcacaattgctggtgcagattctgctgtccatgacacag ACGACCCACACTCTTCACGTGCCCCGCAGCTCACTGATGTGCAGACTACGCCCCCTCCCCCAGCTGACGAAGAAG GTGCTGCCCAAAGCACACCCATCAGAGTGATTGCATCAGCATCATGGGACTCACCTGATTATG ctgaagctggtcctagtggcctcagcggtgccaaagagagtgccagacagccagtgatgacaccagcatcaggaacgcccaagagtcggcggaggaagggcgcagttgtgtacacccctcgcaccaaaaagcgcttcgagaagttgcattctcgaagcgacaggtaccgaaaggcactgagtcggtttaggaaaaggcacgacacaaggcgagtaacgcagcaggaggctctcaacaagcttgaaccgcatttgccacaagacctttttgaattggttaaagctcaaatcaggctctgctcatttccgaaatccaaaaagcactggtcaaaacaaatgaaacaattcgctctcaatttgttctttcactctccaaaagcttatcgcttcctcagagaaatgctccatttgccacatgtgaggacgctaaggcgctggctggcagacatcccaatgacacctggtatcattccaggtgccatggatgcaatagaatcaattacaaaagattggccactacaagacaaagcatgctgtcttttattcgatgaaatatccttgaaaaaaaatttgatgtatgatcaatcaaaagatattgtaattggcttcacagatgatgggaatactaggacttctcgtgtggcaaacatagcccttgttatggcggtgtctggcatatcaagaagttggatgcagccagtagcctttgcagcgtcccacaatgcaacttcagttcttgcaatgcgcaagctgctattagatttaattcagcagcttcaaaccaaaggtcttctggtgaaagcggtcatttgtgatcaagggtcgaacaatgtgagtctgtcaagaatgctcatccattctatccatgaaccatattttgttgtcaacaaccgcaaaatatacttcatgtttgacaccccacacctaatcaaatgcacaagaaataatttgcgacgacataagctcaccattggctctgaggttgttgactggacacacatcgaaaccctttacaaaaaaactcgtcacattgatcgggcctccaaaacaccagttgagcatctcaaaagcagattggcaaaaaaactaaaagagcaacacatctacaggatgccctttgctgacatgagagtgaagtacgccacacaagtgttcagcgaatccgtatctgtggcactcctcactctcattgccattcaagagcttcctgttgatgcaaaatttacagcagagttcacggaaaggatggataagctttttgactgcctgaacagttcggccctgaaaaagcaggacgacaagttgcggtacgcaatgacagaaggctcggaacatcatgtcttccttgagtcgtgcatagattggatcgcccaatggcattttggtggtcctctggacaagcaaccacacaccatcaaaggttggcagattgcaatcaaagccttacttctgctgtggacagatctaaaggcagatttcgattacactcatcttttcactcgtcggttgcagcaggatccgttggaaaatttttttgcaatagttcgtcaaaaacatggctgcaatgagacacctaatgtgtaccaattcgtggctgctgtaaaacatatttggattggccaacttttcaaactttcgcaaggaaactgcgaagtgacaacacatgcgttcctcaccaacttggagagtgtttctgcagtattgtcaccaagcagcactccaagcacaagccacagcaggcagcaaggctcaggttcatctgacttgcaggcgtcttcacaagatgcccctgacatagtatacgaaaatgttgtgtaccatgtcgctggcactcttgtgaagagctttcttgaccagagaaccacagaatgcacatgtgagggaacactccttgcagcagacggtggctctctccatggacgacaccaattctttgcactactcaaggagaatggtgttcccgagcaccttttccagtcaattgccgcaacttctgaggcatgtctaaattatataaagaaattggATTCGGCCTTCAGAAAAGAAATCTCCTGCTGTGCTCATTTGTCCAATGTGTCCAGGAATCTTGTTGAGAGGATGCCTAACCAGCAAGCTGTTTTCTGTTCATTAGGCTGCAAAATAAAATTCCCTAAATTATTCTGCCGCacaaggctgcattggcacctttcctttttaaacaggagcatgacgtcaaaaacaaaacagagtgctcccgccagaaagaggcgcaaattagccggctaa
- the LOC144111288 gene encoding uncharacterized protein LOC144111288 isoform X3, with protein MSHMYCCAKWCSTSGKSGEHLFRFPSDHRFSIWLKYANRLELLETPREKVYKTYRLCSKHFTRDCFTSDACTRLTHEAVPSVKVHEPRLRALVHPDFYEGGAAQGIESASPLQSTAAPVEVMLGHDYLPLPSTLGLGTIAGADSAVHDTDDPHSSRAPQLTDVQTTPPPPADEEVCLFI; from the exons ATGTCGCATATGTATTGttgcgcgaagtggtgcagcacatccggcaagagtggagaacatctcttcagatttccttctgaccacag attctccatttggctgaaatatgccaataggcttgaactcctggagacaccaagggaaaaggtctacaaaacatacaggctctgctcaaagcacttcacgagggattgcttcactagtgatgcctgcacaaggctcacgcatgaagcagtcccttccgtgaaggtgcatgagcctcgtctgagagccttggtgcacccgg atttctatgaaggaggtgcggcacaag gcattgaatccgcttcaccactacagtccactgctgcaccagtggaagtcatgcttggtcacg actacttgccgttgccatcaacacttgggctaggcacaattgctggtgcagattctgctgtccatgacacag ACGACCCACACTCTTCACGTGCCCCGCAGCTCACTGATGTGCAGACTACGCCCCCTCCCCCAGCTGACGAAGAAG tgtgtttatttatttga
- the LOC144111288 gene encoding uncharacterized protein LOC144111288 isoform X2, whose amino-acid sequence MSHMYCCAKWCSTSGKSGEHLFRFPSDHRFSIWLKYANRLELLETPREKVYKTYRLCSKHFTRDCFTSDACTRLTHEAVPSVKVHEPRLRALVHPDFYEGGAAQGIESASPLQSTAAPVEVMLGHDYLPLPSTLGLGTIAGADSAVHDTDDPHSSRAPQLTDVQTTPPPPADEEGRCNALIVQ is encoded by the exons ATGTCGCATATGTATTGttgcgcgaagtggtgcagcacatccggcaagagtggagaacatctcttcagatttccttctgaccacag attctccatttggctgaaatatgccaataggcttgaactcctggagacaccaagggaaaaggtctacaaaacatacaggctctgctcaaagcacttcacgagggattgcttcactagtgatgcctgcacaaggctcacgcatgaagcagtcccttccgtgaaggtgcatgagcctcgtctgagagccttggtgcacccgg atttctatgaaggaggtgcggcacaag gcattgaatccgcttcaccactacagtccactgctgcaccagtggaagtcatgcttggtcacg actacttgccgttgccatcaacacttgggctaggcacaattgctggtgcagattctgctgtccatgacacag ACGACCCACACTCTTCACGTGCCCCGCAGCTCACTGATGTGCAGACTACGCCCCCTCCCCCAGCTGACGAAGAAGGTAGGTGCAATGCACTAATAGTGCAGTGA